One Corynebacterium yudongzhengii DNA window includes the following coding sequences:
- a CDS encoding YccF domain-containing protein: MNLLLNLIWLIFSGLWLAIAYVFFGILACILIITIPAGVASFRMAKFALWPFGRSVVEPEKGAGGLSTLTNVIWFIIAGLWLSIGHLTTAAAQAITIIGIPLAIANIRMIPVTCFPFGRRIVPSDRIPAGWRPMIRF; this comes from the coding sequence ATGAATCTACTCTTGAATCTCATCTGGCTGATATTCAGCGGCCTCTGGCTGGCGATTGCATATGTGTTTTTCGGCATCCTCGCCTGCATTCTCATCATCACGATACCGGCCGGCGTGGCCAGCTTCCGGATGGCGAAGTTCGCGTTGTGGCCCTTCGGGCGCAGCGTCGTCGAACCCGAGAAGGGGGCCGGCGGCTTGAGCACCCTCACCAACGTGATCTGGTTTATCATCGCCGGCCTGTGGCTGTCGATCGGGCATCTGACCACCGCGGCCGCGCAGGCCATCACGATTATCGGCATCCCGCTGGCTATCGCCAACATCCGCATGATTCCGGTGACGTGCTTCCCGTTCGGCCGGCGCATCGTGCCGAGCGATCGGATCCCCGCCGGGTGGCGGCCGATGATCCGTTTCTAA
- a CDS encoding DedA family protein encodes MQSLVDWVVRLTEILGAPAVGIAIFLENVFPPIPSEVVLPLAGFTVSQGDLNFWSTLIWATIGSVAGAWLLYAIGALVGAERLRRVADWMWLVEVSDVDKSLKWFDRYGGASVFIGRFIPGVRSLISIPAGIDRMNLLTFTLWTTAGSAGWNALLIGAGMWLGESYDVVEKYVGQYSTVVYSILALIAVGVLIYLIRRSRKKKKAPADSEDTTK; translated from the coding sequence GTGCAGTCCCTTGTTGACTGGGTCGTCAGACTCACCGAAATCCTCGGCGCCCCGGCCGTGGGCATCGCCATCTTCTTGGAGAACGTCTTCCCGCCGATCCCCTCGGAGGTGGTGCTGCCCTTGGCGGGCTTCACGGTCTCGCAGGGCGATCTGAACTTCTGGTCGACGCTTATCTGGGCGACCATCGGTTCGGTCGCCGGCGCGTGGCTGCTCTATGCCATCGGCGCGTTGGTCGGCGCCGAGAGGCTGCGCCGCGTCGCGGACTGGATGTGGCTGGTGGAGGTCTCAGACGTCGATAAGTCGCTGAAGTGGTTCGACCGCTACGGCGGCGCCTCGGTGTTTATCGGGCGTTTCATCCCCGGGGTGCGTTCGCTCATTTCGATTCCCGCCGGCATCGACCGGATGAATCTTCTCACGTTCACGCTCTGGACCACGGCCGGCTCGGCGGGGTGGAACGCCCTGCTCATCGGCGCCGGCATGTGGCTGGGTGAGTCTTATGATGTGGTCGAGAAGTATGTCGGACAGTACTCGACCGTCGTCTACAGCATCTTGGCGCTCATTGCCGTCGGCGTGCTGATCTATCTCATCCGCCGCTCGCGGAAAAAGAAGAAGGCGCCGGCTGACAGTGAGGACACCACCAAATAA